From a single Anaerobranca gottschalkii DSM 13577 genomic region:
- a CDS encoding zinc metallopeptidase: protein MFLDQGMIIFVLPAMLFALYAQSKVKSTYNKYARVFSKKGFTGAQVARKLLDDMGLYDVDVELTGGHLTDHYDPRSKKVRLSREVYHGNSLAALSIAAHETGHASQHANGYFFLTFRNNIFPVAQIGSQMAMPLFLAGFFFGSGILMEVGIALFSFAVLFQIITLPVEFNASSRAMAMLSAAGFIYPDEERGAKRVLDAAALTYVAATAVALAQILRLLLLRNRRD, encoded by the coding sequence ATGTTCTTAGACCAAGGAATGATAATTTTTGTTTTACCAGCAATGTTATTTGCTTTATATGCACAAAGTAAGGTAAAAAGCACATATAATAAATATGCTAGAGTTTTTTCGAAAAAAGGTTTTACAGGAGCTCAAGTGGCAAGGAAACTTTTAGATGACATGGGACTTTATGATGTAGATGTGGAATTGACAGGTGGACATTTAACTGACCATTATGATCCCCGAAGTAAAAAAGTAAGGCTTTCTAGGGAAGTTTATCATGGTAATTCTTTAGCAGCTTTGAGTATTGCTGCCCATGAAACGGGACATGCTAGCCAGCATGCCAATGGTTACTTTTTCTTAACTTTTAGAAATAACATTTTTCCTGTAGCCCAAATTGGCAGTCAAATGGCCATGCCTCTATTTTTGGCTGGTTTTTTCTTCGGTTCAGGGATATTGATGGAAGTAGGTATTGCCCTTTTTAGTTTTGCAGTATTGTTCCAAATTATAACATTACCTGTTGAATTTAATGCATCAAGTAGAGCAATGGCAATGTTATCAGCTGCTGGTTTTATCTATCCTGATGAAGAAAGGGGAGCTAAAAGGGTTTTAGATGCAGCTGCTTTAACTTATGTTGCTGCTACTGCCGTGGCATTAGCTCAAATATTAAGGCTTTTACTTTTAAGAAATAGAAGAGATTAG
- the rsmB gene encoding 16S rRNA (cytosine(967)-C(5))-methyltransferase RsmB: MNIREHCLNALIIVEKDNAYSNLVVKEYINKYSFTTEDKGLFTNIVYGVITHKKYLLYVLSKYVKRPHKQPFWLKNLLLLSAYQLLFLDMPHFAIVSEGVKIAKKRGGNSKGNFVNGVLRNIIRDKEKGIDLPKDDFIKYISVKYSLPEWMVEEFKGLFKDASELESFCNSLNQPLPLTLRVNTLRISIDEFIRKLKEIGIESQLSSICQNGILLEMKTPVSKIENFLQSGLCIIQDQSSIKAVEVLDPKRGDKVLDMCAAPGGKSTYIAQLMENQGEVLSCDIHPHKLKLIEEASEKLGINIITTLLLDGTEGVKHLGKEKFDKILLDAPCSGLGVISSKPDIKWNKKREDIKEITQIQWKLLQNAGELLKVNGTLVYSTCTLTKKENEEMILNFLKTHGDFQLDEEIKLYPHIHNCHGFYIAKLKKLR; the protein is encoded by the coding sequence ATGAATATTAGGGAGCATTGTTTAAACGCACTAATAATAGTAGAAAAGGATAATGCTTATTCAAATTTAGTAGTAAAGGAATATATAAATAAATATTCCTTTACTACTGAAGATAAAGGTTTATTTACCAATATTGTCTATGGAGTTATAACCCATAAAAAATATCTTTTATATGTTTTATCAAAATATGTAAAAAGACCCCATAAACAACCCTTTTGGTTGAAAAATTTGCTGTTATTATCTGCATATCAATTGTTATTTTTAGATATGCCCCATTTTGCTATAGTTTCAGAAGGGGTAAAGATTGCCAAAAAAAGGGGAGGCAACTCTAAAGGAAATTTTGTCAATGGAGTTTTGCGAAATATTATTAGGGATAAAGAAAAAGGTATAGATTTACCTAAAGATGATTTTATAAAATACATATCAGTTAAATACTCGCTCCCTGAATGGATGGTTGAAGAGTTTAAGGGACTGTTTAAAGATGCCAGTGAATTGGAAAGTTTTTGTAATTCCCTCAATCAACCACTACCCCTTACTTTAAGGGTTAATACTTTGCGTATATCTATAGATGAATTTATCCGTAAATTAAAGGAAATAGGCATAGAAAGTCAATTATCATCTATTTGCCAGAACGGTATATTATTAGAAATGAAGACACCTGTAAGTAAAATAGAAAATTTTTTACAATCAGGATTATGCATAATTCAAGATCAAAGTTCAATTAAAGCAGTAGAAGTTTTAGACCCTAAACGGGGCGATAAGGTTTTAGATATGTGTGCTGCCCCGGGTGGAAAAAGTACTTATATAGCTCAACTAATGGAAAATCAAGGTGAAGTTTTGAGTTGCGATATCCATCCTCATAAATTAAAATTAATTGAAGAAGCTTCGGAAAAATTAGGAATTAATATAATAACTACCCTGTTATTAGATGGTACTGAAGGGGTAAAACATTTAGGTAAAGAAAAGTTTGACAAAATATTATTAGATGCTCCATGTAGTGGTCTTGGAGTAATTAGTAGTAAACCAGATATAAAATGGAACAAAAAAAGGGAAGATATTAAAGAAATAACTCAAATTCAGTGGAAGTTATTACAAAATGCAGGGGAATTATTAAAAGTAAATGGGACGTTAGTATATTCTACTTGTACTTTAACAAAAAAAGAAAATGAAGAAATGATATTAAACTTTTTAAAAACACATGGAGATTTTCAATTAGATGAAGAAATCAAGCTTTATCCACATATCCATAATTGTCATGGTTTTTATATTGCTAAATTAAAAAAATTGAGGTGA
- the rlmN gene encoding 23S rRNA (adenine(2503)-C(2))-methyltransferase RlmN codes for MINVLGLNEEQLAEKMAPYITQKFRIKQIFDWIYKKRVNNFMEMNNLPQKLREELSNNFVIGEAVIKDKQVSKDGTVKYLFKFRDGSSVETVLMEYNHGLSICISTQVGCKLGCVFCNSGSEGFYRNLSASEMVEQFWQVQRLTEKRISNMVLMGIGEPLDNYENVMKFIRFINLEETFNIGIRNITISTAGLVPEIYRLADEGLGITLALSLHASDDEKRREIMPIAKRYTISELITACKYFVDQTKRRVTIEYAMIKGFNDTEKDAFKLAKVLSGLLCNINLIPINNSYNKKMERSSDKAIERFQKVLMDIGFEVTIRRELGSDIDAACGQLRKKS; via the coding sequence ATGATAAATGTTCTAGGATTAAATGAAGAACAGTTGGCAGAAAAAATGGCACCATATATTACGCAAAAATTTAGGATAAAACAAATATTTGATTGGATTTATAAAAAAAGAGTAAATAATTTTATGGAAATGAATAATTTACCTCAAAAACTTAGAGAAGAGTTAAGTAATAATTTTGTAATTGGTGAAGCTGTAATTAAAGATAAGCAAGTATCTAAAGATGGAACAGTTAAATATTTATTTAAATTTAGAGATGGAAGTTCTGTAGAAACGGTATTAATGGAATATAATCATGGTCTTTCTATTTGTATTTCCACCCAAGTTGGTTGTAAATTAGGGTGTGTTTTTTGTAATTCTGGCTCAGAAGGTTTTTATAGAAACTTATCAGCTAGTGAAATGGTAGAGCAATTTTGGCAAGTACAAAGACTAACAGAAAAAAGAATTAGCAACATGGTATTGATGGGTATAGGGGAGCCTTTAGATAATTATGAAAATGTTATGAAATTTATCCGTTTTATCAACTTAGAAGAAACATTCAATATTGGAATTAGAAATATAACAATATCAACTGCAGGGTTAGTTCCAGAAATATATAGACTGGCTGATGAAGGTCTAGGTATCACTTTGGCTCTATCTTTACATGCTTCTGATGATGAAAAAAGGCGAGAAATAATGCCTATTGCTAAAAGATATACTATTTCGGAGTTAATTACTGCTTGTAAGTACTTTGTAGACCAAACTAAAAGAAGGGTAACAATAGAATATGCAATGATTAAAGGTTTTAATGATACAGAAAAAGATGCTTTTAAGTTAGCAAAGGTCTTATCAGGACTTTTATGTAATATTAACTTAATACCTATTAACAACTCATATAATAAAAAGATGGAAAGAAGTTCCGATAAGGCAATTGAACGTTTTCAAAAAGTTCTTATGGACATTGGCTTTGAAGTTACTATAAGAAGAGAATTAGGTTCAGATATAGATGCAGCCTGTGGTCAGTTGAGAAAGAAGAGTTAG
- a CDS encoding Stp1/IreP family PP2C-type Ser/Thr phosphatase produces the protein MKIVKKTHTGLVREQNQDFIKTGKCPLGIYGIVADGMGGHNGGELASEMAVNLLEMKINSSEVIQIKTWIEEVNSHLYNYSLLTPELTGMGTTLTLGLISNNMLYVGHVGDSRAYLLRGKELCQLTTDHSFVQELINLGDITKEEANNHPRKNILTQAVGTAKEIEIQVLNQPIESNDIILLCSDGLTNLVTNDEISLMLQNYQIEDCAEKLLETALNRGGNDNISLIIISYEGGVN, from the coding sequence ATGAAAATTGTTAAAAAGACCCATACTGGTTTAGTTAGAGAACAAAATCAAGACTTTATCAAGACTGGAAAATGTCCTCTCGGAATATATGGGATAGTAGCAGATGGTATGGGTGGTCATAATGGCGGGGAATTAGCAAGCGAAATGGCAGTAAATTTGTTAGAAATGAAAATTAACTCAAGTGAAGTTATTCAAATTAAAACTTGGATTGAAGAGGTTAATTCCCATTTATATAACTATAGTTTATTAACACCTGAATTAACAGGAATGGGAACCACTTTGACATTAGGACTAATCAGCAATAATATGCTATATGTCGGCCATGTTGGTGATAGCAGGGCATATTTATTAAGGGGCAAAGAACTTTGCCAGCTTACCACTGATCATTCTTTTGTTCAAGAGCTTATAAATTTAGGAGATATTACTAAGGAAGAAGCTAATAACCATCCAAGAAAGAATATTTTGACACAAGCCGTAGGTACAGCAAAGGAAATTGAAATTCAAGTTTTAAATCAACCTATTGAATCTAATGATATTATTTTACTATGTTCAGATGGATTGACTAATTTAGTAACAAATGATGAAATATCCTTAATGTTACAAAATTATCAAATAGAAGATTGTGCTGAAAAATTATTGGAAACTGCATTAAATCGGGGAGGAAATGATAATATCTCATTGATAATAATTTCCTATGAAGGAGGGGTGAACTAG
- the pknB gene encoding Stk1 family PASTA domain-containing Ser/Thr kinase: protein MIGRKLANRYQILEKIGGGGMAIVYKARCTLLNRIVAVKVLRPQFAHDEEFVKKFRREAQSSASLSHPNIVGIYDVGQDKSDYFIVMEYIDGMTLKEYIQNKGVLEPKEAMKIAKEVAEALAHAHDNSIIHRDIKPHNILLTKNMSVKVTDFGIAKAITSNTLTVQNTGSIMGSVHYFSPEQAKGSYAGVQSDIYSLGIVMYEMLTGQLPFDGESPISIAIKHIQEKVKPIREIKPDIPEDIAKIVEKCLQKNRDVRYNNIRDLLDDIQSWLKYGKVDVKIPDTTAQQTQVFNGINGINAQMPVEEKKEKNSTNKKKKIRKGILITSIVILLIVLPILAYFGIRNLLHVPEVVVPNVEGLRLNDAIAILREKGLNYTITEDVYHAEIPVNHVVYQHPIPNTRVKKGREIALTLSSGPEFVTVPDVVGEEERIAKITIEQAGLKVNIERENSETVQEGRVIRQLPLGGNLLKGETITLIISSGPRSVELPNLIGLTVEEAKELLSYLNVSVRFVTYEPSQGNSPSGIVIRHSHQDNPLVQPGVTTIDLVARPFQEKTRTFTVNNSGIDKPYVLRVIVKDLGGQRTVFDNIVNPQEGDLEIMVNYWEKGEVEFYRDNELKDKILLP, encoded by the coding sequence ATGATTGGACGGAAATTAGCTAATAGGTATCAGATACTTGAGAAAATCGGTGGCGGAGGAATGGCTATAGTTTATAAAGCCCGTTGTACCCTATTAAACCGTATCGTAGCTGTAAAAGTTTTACGTCCTCAATTTGCCCATGATGAAGAATTTGTTAAAAAGTTTCGTAGAGAAGCTCAATCATCTGCTAGTTTATCCCATCCTAATATTGTAGGAATATATGATGTAGGTCAAGATAAGTCTGATTATTTTATAGTCATGGAATATATTGATGGAATGACACTTAAAGAATATATACAAAACAAAGGTGTATTAGAACCTAAAGAGGCTATGAAGATTGCTAAAGAAGTTGCAGAAGCATTAGCCCATGCCCATGATAATTCTATTATCCATAGGGATATTAAACCCCATAATATATTATTAACAAAAAATATGTCTGTGAAAGTAACGGATTTTGGTATTGCAAAGGCAATAACAAGCAATACTTTAACAGTACAAAATACTGGTTCAATTATGGGTTCTGTTCATTATTTTTCACCGGAACAGGCAAAGGGTTCTTATGCCGGTGTTCAATCAGATATTTATTCTTTAGGAATAGTAATGTATGAAATGTTAACTGGTCAATTACCCTTTGATGGCGAAAGTCCTATTTCCATTGCAATAAAACATATTCAAGAAAAAGTAAAACCTATTAGGGAAATCAAGCCCGATATACCTGAGGATATAGCTAAAATAGTGGAAAAATGTCTACAAAAAAATAGAGATGTTAGATATAATAACATCAGAGATTTACTAGATGATATTCAAAGTTGGCTTAAATATGGTAAAGTAGATGTTAAAATCCCTGATACCACTGCTCAACAGACCCAAGTTTTTAATGGTATAAATGGTATTAATGCTCAGATGCCAGTTGAAGAGAAAAAAGAGAAAAATTCAACTAATAAAAAGAAAAAAATTAGAAAAGGTATTTTGATTACAAGTATAGTTATATTGTTAATAGTTTTACCGATACTAGCTTATTTTGGTATTAGAAACCTTTTACATGTACCGGAAGTAGTAGTACCTAATGTTGAAGGGTTACGTTTAAATGACGCTATTGCTATTTTAAGGGAAAAAGGTTTAAATTATACCATAACTGAAGATGTATATCATGCTGAAATACCGGTAAATCATGTTGTATATCAACATCCAATACCAAATACAAGGGTAAAAAAGGGAAGGGAAATTGCTCTGACATTAAGTAGTGGCCCAGAATTTGTTACAGTTCCCGATGTAGTTGGAGAAGAAGAGAGGATTGCAAAAATAACTATTGAACAAGCAGGTTTAAAGGTAAATATTGAAAGGGAAAATAGCGAAACTGTACAAGAAGGAAGGGTTATTAGACAACTACCTTTAGGAGGAAACCTATTAAAAGGTGAAACTATAACTTTGATAATAAGTTCAGGCCCTCGATCAGTAGAATTACCAAACCTTATAGGTCTAACAGTAGAAGAAGCAAAAGAGCTACTTTCATATCTTAATGTCTCTGTTAGATTTGTTACTTATGAACCAAGTCAGGGAAATTCTCCTTCTGGAATTGTTATTAGACACTCTCATCAAGATAACCCATTGGTACAACCGGGGGTAACAACTATCGATCTTGTTGCAAGACCTTTTCAAGAAAAGACGAGAACCTTTACTGTTAATAATAGTGGTATTGATAAACCATATGTATTAAGGGTAATAGTCAAAGATTTAGGTGGTCAAAGAACTGTCTTTGATAATATAGTAAATCCACAAGAAGGTGATTTAGAAATAATGGTTAACTATTGGGAAAAAGGAGAAGTAGAATTTTATCGGGACAATGAACTAAAAGATAAAATACTATTACCATAG
- the rsgA gene encoding ribosome small subunit-dependent GTPase A — translation MIFIVLHEGIIVKALSGFYYVKWENKIIQCRARGKFKKDNIKPVVGDKVEFALISPTEGVIETIKERKNCLVRPSVANIDQLCLVFSAMDPIPDYLLMDRLTVLAGKNSLEVIICITKMDLIDKTFLDNIAQRFKDTGYTIIGISNKTLEGLEELKEKLKGKITTLSGPSGAGKSSLINNINPQFKLAVSSVSEKTKRGKHTTTFCQLLEVMENSFVVDTPGFTSLELTDFDVYELDKYFPEFIPFSNCRFTSCLHQKEEGCNIKSAVEKGLINPERYNSYLMLLEEIRENNQK, via the coding sequence GTGATCTTTATAGTTTTACATGAAGGTATTATTGTAAAAGCTTTAAGTGGATTTTATTATGTAAAATGGGAGAATAAAATAATTCAATGCAGGGCTAGGGGGAAGTTTAAGAAGGATAACATTAAGCCTGTGGTAGGGGATAAAGTTGAATTTGCACTGATATCCCCTACCGAAGGGGTAATAGAAACGATCAAAGAGAGAAAAAATTGTTTGGTTAGACCAAGTGTTGCAAATATTGACCAGCTTTGCCTGGTTTTTTCCGCTATGGATCCAATCCCCGATTATCTTCTAATGGATAGGCTTACAGTTTTAGCTGGTAAAAATTCATTAGAAGTAATTATTTGTATAACTAAAATGGACTTAATTGATAAGACTTTTTTAGATAATATTGCACAAAGGTTTAAAGATACAGGATATACAATAATTGGAATTTCTAATAAGACTTTAGAAGGATTAGAGGAATTAAAAGAAAAACTTAAAGGGAAAATCACAACTTTATCTGGTCCATCAGGTGCTGGTAAGTCATCTCTAATTAACAATATTAACCCACAGTTTAAATTAGCGGTATCTTCAGTAAGTGAAAAAACTAAGAGGGGTAAACATACTACTACATTTTGTCAGTTACTTGAAGTTATGGAAAATAGTTTTGTTGTGGATACCCCTGGATTTACTTCATTGGAACTAACGGATTTTGATGTCTATGAACTAGACAAATATTTTCCTGAATTCATACCTTTTTCAAATTGTCGTTTTACTTCTTGTTTACATCAAAAGGAAGAAGGATGTAATATAAAATCTGCAGTAGAAAAAGGTTTAATTAATCCTGAAAGATATAATAGCTATCTTATGCTACTAGAGGAAATCCGTGAAAATAATCAAAAATGA
- the rpe gene encoding ribulose-phosphate 3-epimerase produces the protein MIKIAPSLLAADVLNLARDIKILEESGANWFHIDVMDGMFVPNITFGPQYVSALRKITNLVLDVHLMVEKPERYIEDFCKAGADYVTVHCEATPHLDRTLQLIKFYGKKAGVALNPATDVRSIKYVLDKLDMVLLMSVNPGFGGQKFIESTYDKLNDLKELIGERKIEIQVDGGVNDEVGPKLVDFGATVLVAGSYILNHPNPKIAIDLLRKNNKN, from the coding sequence ATGATAAAAATAGCACCATCTTTATTAGCAGCAGATGTTTTAAATTTAGCAAGGGATATAAAAATATTAGAAGAAAGTGGTGCCAATTGGTTCCATATTGATGTGATGGATGGAATGTTTGTTCCTAATATTACCTTTGGTCCCCAATATGTTTCTGCCCTTAGAAAAATTACAAATTTAGTTTTAGATGTCCATTTAATGGTGGAAAAACCTGAACGATATATTGAAGATTTTTGTAAAGCTGGAGCAGATTATGTAACGGTACATTGTGAAGCTACTCCCCATTTAGATAGAACATTACAGCTGATAAAATTTTATGGTAAAAAAGCGGGGGTTGCTTTAAATCCTGCCACCGATGTGAGAAGTATTAAGTATGTATTAGATAAATTAGATATGGTTTTATTAATGTCAGTAAATCCAGGTTTTGGTGGACAGAAATTTATCGAAAGCACATATGATAAATTAAATGATTTAAAAGAGTTGATTGGGGAAAGAAAAATAGAAATTCAAGTCGATGGTGGAGTTAATGATGAAGTAGGCCCTAAATTAGTAGACTTTGGTGCTACTGTTTTAGTAGCAGGTTCATATATTCTAAATCATCCTAACCCTAAAATAGCCATTGATTTATTAAGAAAAAATAATAAAAACTAA
- the thiT gene encoding energy-coupled thiamine transporter ThiT, whose amino-acid sequence MNRRQIKILVETSMMLALAFILSYFRIGQMPQGGSISLQMIPIFLIALRWGFKAGTIAGVAFGVLKIIGPGFWFAHPIQVILDYPLAFGVIGIAGLLRDNQLLGISIAGLLRFLAHFISGIVFFGQYAPEGQSVFIYSLIYNATYMVPEILLVIFITPYIVNKLHDIPHNKPKEERLVLLSLLMPLLMITAYTGRVDNAIVKAITEDKEVQVLLMNIFKGIVSLGWLGVLVINIIKFFKEKVKTPLFIFINSQVVVVLAYLIINKFLN is encoded by the coding sequence ATGAATCGTAGACAAATTAAAATACTGGTGGAAACCAGTATGATGTTGGCATTGGCTTTTATTTTAAGTTATTTTAGGATAGGTCAAATGCCACAAGGGGGTTCAATTTCTTTACAAATGATCCCAATCTTCTTAATAGCTTTAAGATGGGGATTCAAAGCTGGGACAATAGCTGGAGTAGCCTTCGGTGTATTAAAAATAATTGGACCAGGTTTTTGGTTTGCCCATCCTATCCAGGTGATTTTAGATTATCCATTAGCCTTTGGAGTCATCGGAATTGCTGGTTTATTGAGAGATAATCAGTTATTAGGAATTTCTATAGCTGGTCTTTTAAGGTTTCTCGCTCACTTTATCTCAGGTATAGTATTTTTTGGTCAATATGCTCCAGAAGGCCAATCAGTTTTTATTTACTCGTTAATTTATAATGCTACTTATATGGTACCAGAGATTTTGTTGGTTATCTTTATAACTCCTTATATTGTTAATAAATTACATGATATACCTCATAATAAACCTAAAGAGGAAAGGTTGGTTTTATTAAGTTTATTGATGCCACTATTAATGATAACTGCTTATACTGGACGGGTTGATAATGCCATTGTTAAAGCTATAACAGAAGATAAGGAAGTACAAGTTTTGTTGATGAACATTTTTAAAGGTATTGTTTCACTAGGTTGGTTAGGGGTATTAGTTATCAATATCATAAAATTCTTTAAGGAAAAGGTAAAAACTCCATTGTTTATATTTATTAACTCTCAAGTGGTTGTAGTTTTGGCATATTTGATAATTAACAAATTTTTGAATTAA